In Paroedura picta isolate Pp20150507F chromosome 6, Ppicta_v3.0, whole genome shotgun sequence, one genomic interval encodes:
- the USP35 gene encoding ubiquitin carboxyl-terminal hydrolase 35 produces the protein MDKILEAILNSSYPDQMKQGLARRVIEASKQPMDSEQCWSMLELSTKLFLVGDTKFKRSVGKELLEVFGRYHQEAFEEFFNVHFLLSLLQEGYGSLGKRSLYVLDYIQLGLPFVSDRPSASDIFSLLRVEVLRKVCERPGLKQCVKISKLLTQYPQCIPTGKRQALFCQQLIRCIGQFRTVSGREEAIVDFLDHVIKVSSLLQKIWKAQVSSILPSLKELFTIISSMDEQEVPSIALASVVQYVPLELMDGILRNLTNDDSISNVQMMTAIDRMIEWVSWPLGKNIDKWIIALLKSLAAVKKFSILIEVTLSKIEKVFSKLLYPILREGALAILRYMLLSFQHSHEAFHLLLPHIPRMVSSLIREDSNSAASCLEQLAELIHCMFFRFSGFPDLYEPVVEAIKALPIPNEDRIKHLLGQNAWTSQKNELASFYPRLASKSETGKIGLINLGNTCYMNSILQALFMASDFRRSVLSLAENSSQPLMAKLQWLFAFLEHSQRPAISPENFLLASWPPWFSRGAQQDCSEYLKYLLNRLHEEERTGKRIYQKLKESTWLSQADPRRSPNKTLVEKMFGGKIMTKIRCLNCLKVSSREEAFTDLSLAFPPADQHVPTPNGTSVLPVEEMGPQSIQPSAETSPWVIDLPRRSGKHPASGETPSKMLPVETLGPEGQETSLPFRPQRDTVGGKSAEDSALSSWKQGRGAGSSRSVPDLINYFLSPETLTAENRYHCENCASLQDAEKLAELTEGPHYLVLTLLRFSFDLRAMRRKKILDNVSVPLVLKLPVLMPTQGLSDPSPARSSGPAASCEGFASVVYDLCSVVVHSGISSESGHYYCYARECDNAAAGSEPKNSSWKAPSEKPLDVAIQWYLFNDTRVSFSSFESVSNVTSFFPKDTAYLLFYRQRLTKPKNAGRETAAEAGWVNGDLSSPNKDLMEAIAKDNILYLQEQEKEARSRTAYISALPKSPLWWKDFEGDDEDDDSPGGCGHAAGGGGSSSFHGLVF, from the exons ATGGATAAGATCCTTGAGGCCATCTTGAACTCTTCGTACCCGGACCAGATGAAACAAGGGTTGGCCCGACGGGTCATTGAGGCTTCCAAACAGCCCATGGACAGCGAGCAGTGCTGGTCAATGCTCGAGTTGTCCACCAAGCTCTTCCTCGTAGGAGACACCAAGTTCAAGAGGTCGGTTGGGAAAGAGCTCTTGGAGGTTTTTGGCCGCTACCACCAGGAGGCCTTCGAGGAGTTCTTCAACGTCCACTTCCTCTTAAGCCTCCTCCAAGAGGGTTATGGGTCCCTTGGGAAGAGGAGCCTGTACGTGCTCGACTACATCCAACTCGGGCTGCCCTTTGTCTCGGACAGGCCGTCGGCCAGTGACATCTTCAGCCTCCTGAGGGTGGAGGTTCTCCGGAAGGTCTGCGAGAGGCCGGGGCTGAAGCAGTGTGTGAAAATCAGCAAGCTCTTGACCCAGTACCCGCAATGTATCCCCACAGGCAAACGCCAAGCCCTCTTCTGCCAACAGCTCATCCGGTGCATTGGCCAGTTCCGCACAGTCTCGGGAAGAGAAGAGGCCATTGTGGACTTCCTAGACCATGTCATCAAAGTCAGCAGCTTGCTGCAGAAAATCTGGAAGGCTCAGGTGTCCTCCATTCTCCCGTCCTTGAAAGAGCTCTTCACTATCATTTCTTCAATGG ACGAGCAGGAGGTGCCCTCGATCGCCTTGGCCAGCGTGGTCCAGTATGTGCCTCTGGAACTCATGGACGGGATCTTGAGAAACCTCACCAACGACGACAGCATATCGAATGTACAGATGATGACGGCCATCGACAG GATGATTGAATGGGTCTCTTGGCCATTGGGGAAGAACATCGACAAATGGATCATCGCGCTGCTGAAGAGCTTGGCTGCTGTGAAGAAGTTCAGCATCTTGATTGAAGTCACCCTTTCCAAAATCGAGAAG GTCTTTTCGAAGCTGCTGTACCCGATTCTGCGGGAGGGTGCTCTCGCGATCCTGCGGTACATGCTGCTCAGCTTCCAGCACTCCCACGAGGCCTTTCACCTG CTCCTCCCGCACATCCCCCGCATGGTGTCCTCCTTAATCCGGGAGGACTCCAACTCGGCCGCCAGCTGCTTGGAACAACTGGCCGAACTGATCCATTGCATGTTTTTCCGCTTCTCTGGATTTCCGGACCTCTACGAGCCCGTTGTGGAGGCCATAAAG GCGCTTCCCATTCCGAACGAAGACCGCATTAAGCACCTGCTCGGCCAAAACGCTTGGACCTCGCAAAAGAATGAACTGGCCAGTTTTTATCCCCGCCTCGCTTCCAAATCGGAAACGGGGAAGATCGGGTTAATTAACCTGGGCAACACCTGCTACATGAACAGCATCCTGCAAGCTCTCTTCATGGCTTCCGA CTTCAGGCGTTCAGTGCTCAGTTTGGCAGAGAACAGCTCCCAGCCCTTGATGGCGAAACTCCAGTGGCTGTTTGCCTTCTTAGAGCACAGTCAG CGGCCGGCCATCTCCCCCGAAAACTTCCTCTTGGCCTCATGGCCTCCCTGGTTTTCTCGTGGGGCACAGCAAGACTGCTCTGAGTACCTCAAGTATCTCCTCAATCG cttACATGAAGAAGAGAGGACAGGAAAGAGAATTTACCAGAAGCTCAAGGAGTCCACCTGGCTATCTCAGGCCGACCCACGGCGCTCCCCAAACAAGACTCTGGTCGAAAAAATGTTCGGTGGCAAAATCATGACAAAAATCCGTTGTCTGAACTGCCTGAAAGTCTCTTCGAGAGAGGAAGCCTTCACGGATCTCTCTCTGGCTTTTCCGCCCGCAGACCAGCACGTGCCTACGCCCAACGGGACCTCGGTTTTACCCGTCGAAGAGATGGGCCCACAATCGATTCAGCCGAGTGCGGAAACTTCCCCTTGGGTGATCGATTTGCCCCGGAGATCCGGGAAGCATCCCGCGTCTGGCGAAACCCCCTCTAAAATGTTGCCCGTTGAGACTCTGGGACCAGAAGGCCAAGAGACGTCCCTCCCGTTCAGGCCTCAGCGGGACACCGTCGGCGGAAAGTCCGCCGAAGATTCGGCGCTGTCCTCGTGGAAGCAAGGGCGCGGTGCGGGGTCCTCCAGATCCGTCCCCGACTTGATCAATTATTTCTTATCTCCCGAGACGCTGACGGCGGAGAACCGTTATCACTGTGAGAACTGCGCCTCCCTTCAGGACGCGGAGAAGTTGGCGGAACTCACGGAAGGGCCTCACTACCTCGTCctcaccctgctgaggttctcgTTTGACCTCAGGgccatgaggaggaagaagatccTCGACAATGTCTCCGTCCCGCTGGTTTTGAAGCTACCGGTCCTgatgcccacccagggactgAGTGATCCTAGCCCGGCGAGGAGTTCCGGGCCCGCCGCGTCGTGTGAGGGTTTTGCGTCCGTCGTGTACGACCTCTGCAGTGTGGTAGTACATTCCGGAATCTCCTCAGAGAGCGGCCATTACTATTGTTACGCCCGGGAGTGTGATAACGCCGCTGCGGGAAGCGAGCCGAAGAACTCCTCGTGGAAGGCCCCCTCGGAAAAGCCGCTCGACGTGGCGATCCAGTGGTACCTTTTCAACGACACCAGGGTGTCCTTTTCGTCTTTCGAGTCAGTGAGCAATGTGACGTCCTTCTTCCCGAAGGACACGGCCTATCTGCTGTTCTATCGACAGAGGCTGACCAAGCCCAAAAACGCGGGACGGGAGACTGCCGCTGAGGCCGGCTGGGTAAACGGAGACTTGTCTTCTCCCAATAAAGACCTGATGGAGGCCATTGCTAAGGATAACATCTTATACCTGCAG GAGCAGGAGAAAGAAGCCCGGAGCAGAACGGCCTACATCTCGGCACTACCGAAATCCCCCCTGTGGTGGAAAGACTTTGAAGGGGACGATGAGGATGATGACTCCCCCGGGGGGTGCGGGCACGCTGCCGGAGGGGGCGGATCAAGCTCTTTCCACGGACTTGTCTTTTAG